One Solanum pennellii chromosome 10, SPENNV200 genomic region harbors:
- the LOC114074249 gene encoding ubiquitin carboxyl-terminal hydrolase 20-like codes for MEKATTENLPNSPDREAQNTKETIKNNLDFSLVKIEVEEKTKQKDSGLDERSPTWGQPDSLTISFESDSESMAYTTSSDSSETSYSYFVESPPLAVVPISFIEPEDFKESDEKTMPTEHRPLKMVGVGMCNLGNTCFLNAVVQCFMHSVVLLQLLASFDHVSPCDTHLTGFCVVCMIRQIVDLSMSSGSDNVISNKIFSHLNDFSPTFRPNQQEDAHEFLQCFLNKLEICCYNLDPRDNIVKKAFGGRLVSMLRCFNCYHLSVTPEPLIDLSLEIVDVDSVPKALESFTKIENIEFSCEKCKTQGPFEKQLLVDRAPSIATLCLKRFINDGFDVQKVDKHVSFPLELDMFHYTNKINNEEMKYDLYAVIVHSGFSISSGHYYSFIRCNPNEWYKFDDEQVHWVHEDHVLAEQAYILLYTKRHTLWFTDYTQIHKPFVNLVIPSTSSCIPNNHASDVGESNHAADDTSPKPTPNKRIKGDY; via the exons ATGGAAAAAGCAACTACGGAGAATCTACCAAATTCACCTGATCGTGAAGCTCAGAATACCAAAGAAACCATAAAAAACAATTTGGATTTCTCATTagtaaaaattgaagttgaagaaaaaacaaaacaaaaggaTTCAGGTTTGGATGAACGGTCACCAACGTGGGGTCAACCTGATTCACTGACCATTAGTTTTGAATCTGATTCTGAGTCAATGGCCTATACTACTTCTTCTGATAGTAGCGAGacttcatattcatattttgtcGAATCGCCTCCTTTAGCAGTTGTGCCTATTTCTTTTATTGAGCCTGAGGATTTCAAAGAGTCGGATGAAAAAACTATGCCTACTGAGCATAGGCCTCTTAAAATGGTG GGAGTTGGCATGTGTAACTTGGGCAACACATGCTTCTTGAATGCGGTTGTGCAATGTTTTATGCACAGTGTGGTGTTGCTTCAGCTTCTTGCGTCGTTTGATCATGTATCACCATGTGATA CTCACTTAACCGGATTTTGCGTAGTTTGCATGATTCGACAGATAGTTGACCTTTCTATGTCTAGTGGCTCTGATAATGTCatatcaaacaaaatttttagccacttgaatg ATTTTTCGCCTACTTTCCGTCCGAATCAACAAGAAGATGCACATGAATTCTTACAATGCTTTCTCAATAAGCTTGAAATTTGTTGTTACAATTTAGATCCACGAGACAACATTGTGAAGAAGGCCTTTGGTGGTCGCCTAGTGAGCATG CTTCGTTGTTTCAATTGTTATCATTTATCTGTCACACCCGAGCCTCTAATAGACCTAAGCTTGGAGATTGTGGACGTTGATAGTGTACCAAAAGCATTGGAGTCTTTCACTAAAATCGAGAATATTGAATTTTCTTGTGAAAAGTGCAAGACACAAGGGCCATTCGAGAAGCAACTCCTCGTCGATCGTGCCCCTTCTATTGCTACCCTTTGTTTGAAGAGATTCATAAATGACGGGTTTGATGTTCAGAAGGTGGACAAGCATGTTTCATTTCCGCTGGAATTGGACATGTTTCATTATaccaacaaaataaataat GAAGAAATGAAATACGATCTGTACGCAGTTATAGTGCATTCGGGGTTTTCAATCTCTTCAGGGCACTATTACAGCTTCATTCGTTGCAATCCAAATGAATGGTACAAATTTGATGACGAGCAG GTTCATTGGGTACACGAAGATCATGTTCTGGCAGAGCAGGCGTACATTTTACTTTATACGAAGAGACACACTCTATGGTTTACAGATTATACACAAATCCACAAACCCTTCGTAAATTTGGTTATCCCCTCAACTTCTTCGTGCATTCCAAATAATCATGCTTCTGATGTTGGTGAATCCAATCATGCGGCAGATGACACATCTCCGAAGCCTACACCCAACAAGAGAATCAAAGGAGACTATTAG